From the Bacteroidota bacterium genome, one window contains:
- a CDS encoding polysaccharide deacetylase family protein produces MSRYEEYLPTIHDKHNRFEALESLAFQNNFLHLPLVNIWADKIKKLILSKYTDVEFPKKKFKHIPTIDIDNAYAFREKGFIRTIGASLRSLLHLDLKEFIERGRAVFGFQTDPYDTYQFQLDIHKKYGLHPIYFFLFADYGLNDKNVPTRSQRFRYLIKSIADNADVGIHPSYNSNFKLEKLEKEVRGLSKVLNREIVRSRQHFLKLTFPETYRNLMNLDISDDYTMGYASEVGFRASICNSFNFYDLDLEIETKLRLHPFQVMDATLNFYLQISPEESLEKIKKIIDEVKKVDGEFISLWHNETLAEYKFWKGWRMVYEEMLNYAHTI; encoded by the coding sequence GTGAGCCGTTATGAGGAATATTTACCTACCATTCATGACAAGCATAATCGATTTGAAGCCTTGGAAAGTCTGGCCTTTCAAAACAATTTTTTGCATCTGCCTTTGGTAAATATTTGGGCCGATAAAATTAAAAAACTCATATTATCGAAGTATACAGATGTTGAATTTCCTAAAAAGAAATTTAAGCATATTCCCACCATCGACATCGATAATGCCTACGCATTTAGGGAAAAAGGGTTTATTCGCACAATTGGCGCTTCACTTCGTTCATTGCTACATTTGGATTTGAAAGAGTTTATTGAACGTGGCAGAGCGGTCTTCGGATTTCAAACCGATCCGTATGATACCTATCAATTTCAATTAGACATTCATAAAAAGTATGGACTGCATCCAATTTACTTTTTCTTGTTTGCTGATTATGGATTAAATGACAAGAATGTTCCAACGCGTAGTCAACGATTCCGCTATTTGATTAAATCGATTGCAGATAATGCTGATGTTGGGATTCATCCCTCTTACAATTCCAATTTTAAGTTGGAAAAATTAGAAAAAGAAGTTCGTGGTTTATCTAAAGTTTTAAATCGAGAAATCGTAAGAAGCCGGCAGCATTTTTTAAAACTTACTTTCCCTGAAACGTATCGCAATTTGATGAATTTAGACATCAGCGACGATTATACTATGGGCTATGCTTCGGAAGTTGGGTTTCGAGCAAGTATTTGTAATAGCTTTAATTTTTATGATTTGGATTTAGAAATTGAAACCAAACTAAGGTTGCATCCCTTTCAGGTGATGGACGCTACGCTTAACTTTTACTTACAAATAAGTCCGGAAGAATCGCTTGAAAAGATTAAAAAAATAATTGATGAGGTTAAAAAAGTGGATGGTGAGTTTATAAGCTTGTGGCACAATGAAACATTGGCAGAATATAAGTTTTGGAAGGGATGGAGAATGGTTTATGAGGAAATGTTGAACTATGCGCATACTATTTAA
- the wecB gene encoding UDP-N-acetylglucosamine 2-epimerase (non-hydrolyzing), with protein sequence MLKILTIIGARPQIIKAAALSRAIRTHFASQMKEIIVHTGQHYDASMSLVFFDELGIPKPDYNLNVGSNSHGKQTAAMLVGIEEILDIEKPNCLVVYGDTNSTLAGALAAAKVHVPVVHIEAGLRSFNKAMPEEINRIVCDHVSTLLFSPTKAGYTNLLREGFKEYSDKIANADHPKIYHCGDVMYDNSLYFAELSEQKTRVLADLKLERNNYILATIHRNNNTDEPLRLTAIFEAFVEITAQLNITLVLPIHPRTSKLLKQNLRPDVYAKISANERIKLVPPVSFLEMTALEKNAKLIVTDSGGVQKEAFFFKKPCVILRAETEWVELVECGAAQLADTDHAKIIASINKYYVKSDLSFPPLFGDGQAAEFICKELLQLFESTPKKIVA encoded by the coding sequence ATGCTAAAAATCCTCACAATAATTGGGGCACGGCCTCAAATCATCAAGGCTGCAGCCTTAAGTCGCGCAATTCGAACGCATTTTGCCAGCCAGATGAAAGAAATTATTGTGCACACTGGCCAGCATTACGATGCAAGTATGTCGTTGGTGTTTTTTGATGAATTGGGTATTCCGAAACCGGATTACAATTTAAATGTGGGCAGCAATTCGCATGGCAAGCAAACGGCAGCGATGCTGGTGGGCATAGAAGAAATTTTAGATATAGAAAAGCCCAATTGCTTAGTTGTTTATGGCGATACCAATTCAACCTTAGCAGGAGCCTTAGCTGCAGCGAAAGTGCATGTTCCGGTTGTACATATTGAAGCAGGTTTGCGTTCCTTCAACAAAGCAATGCCGGAGGAAATTAACCGTATAGTTTGCGACCATGTTTCTACCCTGCTTTTTTCGCCTACCAAAGCAGGATATACTAATTTATTACGGGAAGGATTTAAAGAGTACAGCGATAAAATAGCCAATGCAGACCACCCCAAAATTTATCATTGCGGGGATGTAATGTATGATAATAGCCTTTATTTTGCTGAGCTATCTGAACAAAAAACCCGTGTTTTAGCTGATTTAAAACTGGAAAGGAATAATTACATTTTGGCTACTATTCACCGCAACAACAATACAGATGAGCCTTTGCGCCTAACTGCCATTTTTGAGGCATTTGTTGAAATAACGGCGCAGTTAAATATCACACTTGTGTTGCCAATTCATCCCAGAACATCAAAACTTTTGAAGCAAAATTTACGACCTGATGTGTATGCTAAAATTAGTGCAAACGAGCGCATTAAGTTGGTGCCACCGGTTTCATTTTTAGAAATGACAGCTTTAGAAAAAAACGCAAAATTAATTGTAACTGATTCCGGTGGTGTTCAGAAAGAAGCTTTCTTTTTTAAGAAGCCCTGTGTTATTTTGAGAGCGGAAACTGAGTGGGTGGAATTGGTTGAGTGCGGCGCTGCACAACTTGCGGATACTGACCATGCAAAAATAATAGCTTCTATTAATAAGTATTACGTAAAAAGCGATTTATCCTTCCCTCCCCTTTTTGGAGATGGGCAAGCCGCCGAGTTTATTTGCAAAGAGCTTTTGCAATTGTTCGAATCAACGCCCAAGAAAATAGTGGCTTAA
- the radC gene encoding DNA repair protein RadC encodes MNREAMPISLWSEADKPREKLLEKGRHVLSDAELIGILLGSGSRDESAVALAKRILSSIDNDLNALGKLQVSDLTQFKGMGEAKAITVIAALELGRRRKIHESPKRIKIVSSKDAFNYIAAEFEDLTHEEFWVLLVDRSNHVLRKINISKGGVSGTVVDARIIFKLAIENLASGLVLCHNHPSGNLKASEDDIRITRRLTEAGKLFEINVLDHLILAGKEFYSFADNGQL; translated from the coding sequence ATGAATAGAGAAGCAATGCCAATTTCGTTGTGGTCGGAGGCAGATAAACCACGGGAGAAGTTATTAGAGAAAGGACGCCACGTATTATCGGATGCAGAGTTAATTGGCATTTTACTGGGATCAGGAAGTAGGGACGAAAGCGCTGTTGCCCTTGCTAAGCGGATTTTAAGCAGTATTGATAATGATCTAAACGCATTAGGAAAGTTACAAGTATCGGACCTAACACAGTTTAAGGGAATGGGTGAAGCAAAAGCAATTACCGTAATAGCAGCGTTAGAATTGGGACGTAGAAGAAAGATACATGAGAGTCCCAAACGGATTAAAATTGTAAGTAGCAAAGATGCCTTTAACTACATAGCTGCAGAATTTGAAGATTTAACTCATGAAGAATTTTGGGTGCTTTTAGTTGACAGAAGCAACCACGTGTTACGGAAAATCAATATCAGCAAAGGAGGAGTTAGCGGAACAGTGGTAGATGCACGAATAATATTTAAGTTAGCGATTGAAAATTTAGCGAGTGGGCTCGTTCTGTGTCACAATCACCCATCAGGAAACTTAAAAGCAAGTGAAGACGATATAAGAATAACCCGGCGCTTAACAGAAGCTGGAAAACTATTTGAGATAAATGTTTTAGATCACCTCATTCTTGCAGGAAAAGAATTTTATAGTTTTGCAGACAATGGCCAACTGTAA
- a CDS encoding 30S ribosomal protein S20 — MANHKSSIKRIRSNEAKKETNRYQAKTARTAIKALKTTTDKKEAAKKLPEVISMVDKLAKKNIIHKNKAGNIKSKLTKMVGKL, encoded by the coding sequence ATGGCAAATCACAAATCGTCAATAAAAAGAATTCGCTCTAACGAAGCTAAAAAAGAAACGAATCGTTACCAAGCGAAAACTGCGCGTACAGCAATCAAGGCATTAAAAACAACAACAGATAAAAAAGAAGCTGCAAAAAAGCTACCTGAAGTTATTTCGATGGTAGATAAATTGGCAAAGAAAAATATCATCCACAAAAATAAAGCGGGAAATATTAAATCGAAGTTAACCAAGATGGTTGGTAAATTGTAA
- a CDS encoding T9SS type A sorting domain-containing protein: protein MKKHLLLILSISLLTSWKIDAQSISKKVNLAQHLAIQNNTSVPFQRNCGTMENLAFELQKDPALQKKMEKMEEELQEEIAVHQQHVGNKTSTVYKIPVVVHVVYKSGTENVSDAQIYSQIAALNRDYRKQNTDISQVPAAFAALAADAEIEFCLASVDPNGIATTGITRTLTNNTQGFGNPTPSVKTAPDGVSPWDPSRYMNMWVCDLQGQLLGYAQFPGTGSASTDGIVIDFAYFGTMGTATAPFDKGRTATHEVGHYLNLRHIWGDANCGNDFVNDTPTQQASNGQCPTFPHVTCSNGPNGDMFMNYMDYVDDACMFMFSEGQKARMVATLTGTGSGSRASLLTNTNVNCSTPSQVLSCDTIANFTASTPLALYRPSHVGQPGTGYLSGTNSWGDIGFAEKFNALQPLQKIYGAQILFGYGYGFSNATLNAKVWKADGVGGTPGTTLATKTLVLSDIFADITAGNPTNVTFTNPIAINSGSYFIGIEFNNNTIDTIALYTTSNGSVTTGKAYEGLSDGSWYPFTDNTNSWGLNLGLAIAPALCIDYTGIATSTQNSDAIQLFPNPSNGNISLASDEFATEKVDIKVFNSVGSLVLNLANVSANGKLITVDLSGYPQGLYIFEIATKEHSYTKRLNLIH, encoded by the coding sequence ATGAAAAAACATCTACTCCTTATTTTATCTATATCGCTACTAACTTCTTGGAAAATAGACGCACAGAGTATTTCTAAAAAAGTAAATCTTGCACAGCATCTAGCGATACAAAATAATACTTCTGTTCCGTTTCAAAGAAATTGCGGAACTATGGAAAACCTCGCTTTTGAATTGCAAAAAGATCCTGCACTTCAAAAAAAGATGGAAAAAATGGAAGAGGAACTTCAAGAAGAAATAGCAGTTCATCAACAGCATGTTGGAAATAAAACAAGTACAGTTTACAAAATACCTGTAGTAGTGCATGTTGTATATAAAAGTGGCACAGAGAATGTAAGTGATGCTCAAATATATTCACAGATTGCTGCTCTAAATCGTGATTACAGAAAGCAGAATACCGATATCAGCCAAGTTCCGGCTGCTTTTGCTGCACTGGCTGCTGATGCAGAGATTGAATTTTGTTTGGCAAGTGTGGACCCTAATGGCATTGCAACCACAGGAATAACACGAACATTAACCAATAATACTCAAGGATTTGGAAACCCTACACCAAGTGTAAAAACTGCTCCTGATGGAGTTAGTCCATGGGATCCAAGCAGGTATATGAATATGTGGGTGTGCGACTTGCAAGGACAATTGCTGGGGTATGCTCAATTTCCGGGCACAGGTTCAGCCAGTACTGATGGAATAGTGATTGACTTTGCCTATTTTGGAACCATGGGTACAGCGACAGCACCTTTTGACAAAGGCAGAACAGCTACACATGAAGTTGGACATTATTTAAACTTACGCCACATATGGGGAGATGCCAATTGTGGCAATGACTTTGTGAACGATACTCCTACGCAGCAAGCTTCCAATGGGCAATGTCCTACATTTCCACATGTAACATGCAGCAACGGCCCTAATGGGGACATGTTCATGAATTATATGGATTATGTAGACGATGCCTGTATGTTTATGTTTTCGGAGGGGCAAAAAGCGCGCATGGTGGCTACCTTAACAGGCACGGGTTCCGGATCCAGAGCTAGTTTATTGACCAATACTAATGTTAATTGCAGTACACCATCACAAGTTTTATCGTGCGATACCATTGCAAATTTTACCGCTTCAACTCCATTAGCACTATACCGGCCTTCACATGTAGGCCAACCGGGCACCGGCTACTTATCCGGAACAAATAGTTGGGGAGACATTGGATTTGCCGAAAAATTCAATGCATTACAACCGCTTCAAAAAATATACGGGGCTCAAATCTTATTTGGCTATGGGTATGGTTTTTCGAATGCAACTTTGAATGCAAAAGTTTGGAAGGCCGATGGTGTGGGTGGAACACCGGGTACAACCCTGGCAACCAAGACATTGGTTTTGAGCGATATATTTGCGGATATAACTGCGGGCAACCCTACGAATGTTACGTTTACAAATCCAATTGCTATCAATTCCGGTTCTTATTTTATTGGTATTGAATTCAACAATAATACGATAGATACGATTGCACTTTATACCACCTCAAATGGGAGTGTAACTACCGGTAAAGCCTATGAAGGCTTGAGTGATGGAAGTTGGTATCCCTTTACAGATAATACCAATTCATGGGGCTTAAATCTTGGATTGGCAATAGCACCTGCACTTTGTATTGACTATACCGGAATTGCAACTTCAACACAAAATTCGGATGCCATACAGTTATTTCCTAATCCATCAAATGGAAATATTAGCCTAGCATCGGATGAATTTGCAACAGAAAAGGTGGATATTAAAGTGTTTAATTCAGTAGGCTCTTTGGTTTTAAATTTGGCGAATGTATCCGCAAATGGAAAACTTATAACTGTTGATTTATCAGGGTATCCGCAAGGTTTGTATATTTTTGAAATAGCAACTAAAGAGCATTCTTATACAAAAAGGCTGAACCTAATTCATTAA
- a CDS encoding proline--tRNA ligase, with protein sequence MSKDFPTRAENYSQWYNELVVKADLAENSAVRGCMVIKPYGFSIWEKMQAALDKMFKDTGHSNAYFPLFIPKSFFSKEASHVEGFAKECAVVTHYRLKNGPDGTIIVDEDAKLEEELIIRPTSETIIWNTYKGWIQSYRDLPLLINQWANVVRWEMRTRLFLRTAEFLWQEGHTAHATADEAIFETKQMLDVYADFAEEWMAIPVIKGVKTANERFAGALETYCIEALMQDGKALQAGTSHFLGQNFAKAFDVKFTGKDGKLDYVWATSWGVSTRLMGALVMSHSDDEGLVLPPKLAPIQVVIVPIYKGDEQLAQISAVALKLKKALEFKNIRVKYDDRDTQRPGWKFAEYEFKGVPIRIAIGGRDLENGTVEIARRDTKEKETLQQADLENKVEHLLTQIQHNLYQKALDYRDSMMHRVDSYAEFKEVLESKGGFVLAHWDGTTETELKIKEETKATIRCIPLNNPLETGHCILTGKPSTQRVMFAKAY encoded by the coding sequence ATGAGTAAAGATTTTCCAACACGTGCCGAAAATTATTCGCAATGGTACAATGAATTGGTAGTTAAAGCTGATTTGGCTGAGAATTCGGCTGTTCGAGGATGCATGGTTATTAAACCTTACGGATTTTCTATTTGGGAAAAAATGCAAGCAGCCTTGGATAAGATGTTCAAAGATACCGGACACAGCAATGCATACTTTCCCTTGTTTATACCTAAGTCTTTTTTTAGTAAAGAAGCCAGTCATGTGGAAGGGTTTGCAAAAGAGTGCGCTGTAGTAACTCATTATCGCTTAAAGAACGGGCCGGATGGGACAATTATTGTGGATGAGGATGCGAAGTTGGAAGAAGAATTGATTATAAGACCTACTTCCGAAACTATTATTTGGAATACCTATAAGGGATGGATACAATCTTACCGCGATCTTCCGCTCTTAATAAATCAATGGGCGAATGTGGTGCGTTGGGAAATGCGTACACGTTTATTTTTGAGAACTGCTGAATTTCTTTGGCAAGAAGGGCATACTGCACATGCAACCGCTGACGAGGCAATATTTGAGACCAAGCAAATGCTAGATGTGTATGCGGATTTTGCGGAGGAATGGATGGCCATACCCGTCATTAAGGGTGTAAAAACAGCCAATGAACGTTTTGCCGGAGCTCTAGAAACCTATTGTATAGAAGCGTTGATGCAAGATGGAAAAGCACTGCAAGCAGGGACTTCGCATTTTTTAGGTCAAAATTTTGCAAAGGCTTTTGATGTTAAATTCACCGGTAAAGATGGAAAGCTGGACTATGTATGGGCCACCTCTTGGGGTGTTTCGACACGCTTAATGGGAGCATTGGTAATGAGCCACAGTGACGATGAAGGCCTCGTATTACCCCCAAAGCTTGCACCTATTCAAGTAGTGATTGTGCCCATTTATAAAGGCGATGAGCAATTGGCACAAATAAGTGCAGTTGCATTAAAATTAAAAAAAGCATTAGAGTTCAAAAATATTCGTGTAAAATACGACGATCGCGATACACAGCGACCAGGTTGGAAGTTTGCCGAATATGAATTTAAAGGAGTTCCAATTCGCATTGCAATTGGAGGACGTGATTTGGAGAACGGGACAGTAGAAATTGCACGCAGGGATACCAAAGAAAAAGAAACACTTCAACAAGCTGATTTAGAAAACAAGGTAGAGCATTTGTTAACTCAAATACAACATAATCTTTACCAAAAGGCCTTGGATTATAGGGATTCAATGATGCATCGTGTGGATAGTTATGCCGAATTTAAGGAGGTATTAGAATCAAAAGGAGGATTTGTGCTGGCACATTGGGATGGAACCACTGAAACAGAATTAAAAATTAAAGAAGAAACAAAAGCGACAATACGTTGCATACCTCTGAATAATCCTCTGGAAACTGGTCATTGCATTTTAACCGGGAAGCCATCAACCCAACGTGTTATGTTTGCAAAAGCCTATTGA
- a CDS encoding outer membrane protein transport protein → MDLEKFVLDRKLSTTGRGVDFKVGAIYSVFDWLRIGAAVHTPTLYYNMTDIYSDSITATYKYFETPEFLPSYGKVKTYSSPEGMFDYSLTTPFRAIGSIGFIIGKHGVISADYEYVNYAQAKLNASKDEFRTANKTIQTSYTSASNIRVGTEWRFDPFSIRAGYSYYGTPYKNDVNDGSRSTYSFGLGYKMEVFYLDVAYQFSQSSEKYYMFDPAYVHASTNKIQSGAVLTTVGFKF, encoded by the coding sequence ATGGATTTGGAGAAATTTGTGTTGGACCGAAAATTAAGTACAACCGGCCGTGGTGTTGATTTTAAAGTGGGTGCAATTTATTCGGTATTTGATTGGTTAAGAATTGGGGCAGCTGTGCACACCCCAACACTTTATTACAACATGACGGATATTTATAGTGATAGCATTACCGCCACCTATAAGTATTTTGAAACACCTGAATTTCTTCCCTCTTACGGAAAAGTAAAAACCTATTCTTCACCGGAAGGAATGTTTGATTACTCCTTAACAACCCCGTTTCGTGCCATTGGGAGTATAGGATTTATTATCGGTAAGCATGGTGTGATTAGCGCAGATTATGAATATGTGAATTATGCTCAAGCAAAACTCAACGCCAGCAAAGATGAATTTAGAACTGCAAATAAAACGATTCAAACATCCTATACCTCCGCTTCAAATATTAGAGTGGGTACCGAATGGCGTTTTGATCCTTTTAGCATTCGCGCAGGATACTCTTACTATGGTACTCCATACAAAAACGATGTTAACGATGGCAGTCGTAGCACCTACTCATTTGGCTTAGGATATAAGATGGAAGTATTTTATTTGGATGTTGCCTATCAATTTTCACAAAGCAGCGAAAAATATTACATGTTTGATCCTGCTTATGTGCATGCCAGCACAAATAAAATTCAATCGGGTGCAGTGTTGACTACTGTAGGGTTTAAATTTTAA
- a CDS encoding class I SAM-dependent methyltransferase: MKKLQLLFRYLLYYFRSTNEHGVHSPFVYDLVTTVIYDEKEFYCFSKIEKIREKMLANHSLIFMQDFGAGSLRVNNSKRKISELAMHSAKPKKYGRLLFRLVNKFQPSTILELGTSLGLSGMYMASAHKQAQFISLEGSTELARIAQQNFNALMLSNVEVLPGTFEENLSHSIQKLEKLHFVFFDGNHRRIPTIAYFEECLKFCCNETVFVFDDIHWSIEMEEAWTCIKQHPQVKVTIDLFFVGIVFFRKEQVKENFTIRY; the protein is encoded by the coding sequence ATGAAAAAACTGCAACTGCTTTTTCGTTACCTGCTTTATTATTTCCGTTCAACAAACGAACACGGCGTGCATTCTCCCTTTGTGTATGATTTAGTAACCACCGTTATTTATGATGAAAAGGAATTCTATTGCTTTTCTAAAATTGAGAAGATTCGGGAAAAAATGTTGGCAAATCATTCGCTTATTTTTATGCAGGATTTTGGCGCAGGCTCGCTTCGTGTTAACAATTCGAAACGAAAAATCAGTGAGTTGGCTATGCATTCCGCTAAACCTAAAAAATACGGACGCTTGTTATTTCGCCTTGTAAATAAATTTCAGCCTTCCACGATATTGGAATTGGGCACATCACTTGGATTAAGTGGAATGTATATGGCTTCTGCGCACAAGCAAGCGCAGTTTATTAGCTTGGAAGGAAGCACTGAATTGGCGCGCATTGCTCAGCAAAATTTTAATGCATTAATGCTTTCAAATGTGGAGGTATTACCAGGCACCTTTGAAGAAAATTTATCCCATTCAATTCAAAAACTAGAGAAATTGCATTTCGTTTTTTTTGATGGTAACCATAGACGGATTCCTACAATTGCCTATTTTGAAGAATGCTTAAAGTTTTGTTGCAACGAAACCGTTTTTGTATTTGATGATATTCATTGGAGTATTGAAATGGAAGAAGCATGGACTTGCATTAAACAACATCCGCAAGTGAAGGTTACAATCGATTTGTTTTTTGTGGGTATTGTATTTTTCAGAAAGGAACAAGTAAAAGAAAATTTTACGATTCGCTATTAG
- a CDS encoding ABC transporter ATP-binding protein, with product MIRLTNISRKFQIGNEVVSALNSVSLEIFKNEYVALMGPSGSGKSTLMNILGCLDTASGGTYVLNGTDVSQLNDNELAEIRNKEIGFVFQTFNLLPKSTALENVTLPLIYAGKSKEERIARATQVLGEVGLTNRMLHKPNELSGGQRQRVAVARALVNHPAIILADEPTGNLDSKTSVEIMGLFQDIHAAGNTIIVVTHEEDIAKYAHRIIRLKDGLIESDEQNVNYRKVERTEKAI from the coding sequence ATCATACGTTTAACCAATATTTCACGAAAATTTCAAATTGGAAACGAGGTAGTAAGTGCACTAAACTCTGTATCACTCGAGATTTTTAAAAATGAGTACGTGGCTTTAATGGGTCCTTCAGGTTCCGGAAAATCTACCCTGATGAATATTTTAGGTTGTTTGGATACCGCTAGCGGTGGGACTTACGTGCTTAATGGAACCGATGTAAGTCAACTCAACGACAATGAACTGGCCGAAATTAGAAATAAGGAAATTGGCTTCGTTTTTCAAACCTTTAATTTACTTCCAAAATCTACAGCTTTAGAAAATGTTACATTGCCCTTAATTTATGCTGGAAAATCAAAAGAGGAGCGCATAGCAAGAGCCACACAGGTATTAGGTGAAGTTGGTTTAACAAATCGAATGCTTCATAAACCCAATGAACTTTCGGGCGGGCAACGTCAAAGGGTTGCAGTGGCTAGAGCATTGGTGAACCATCCCGCCATTATTTTAGCCGATGAGCCTACCGGTAATCTGGATTCAAAAACATCGGTTGAAATAATGGGCTTGTTTCAGGATATTCATGCCGCGGGAAATACCATTATTGTTGTAACACATGAAGAAGACATTGCAAAGTATGCACATCGAATAATCCGTTTGAAGGATGGACTTATTGAATCGGATGAACAAAATGTGAATTATAGGAAAGTAGAGCGTACCGAGAAGGCAATTTAA
- a CDS encoding cob(I)yrinic acid a,c-diamide adenosyltransferase: protein MAFKIYTRTGDTGETSLIGGTRVPKHHIRIESYGTVDELNSYVGLIKDQEIDAHSKSILAEIQDRLFTIGSSLASDPEKSKMKIPDLKQEDISLLESEMDEMDAKLPEMRSFVLPGGHPIISFCHIARCVCRRAERNTIHLAENNFVAPLVVQYLNRLSDYLFVLSRFLSLQLKVNETPWKPRI from the coding sequence ATGGCATTTAAAATATACACTAGAACCGGTGATACTGGCGAAACCTCTTTAATTGGCGGCACGCGCGTTCCTAAACATCATATTCGGATCGAATCGTACGGCACAGTCGACGAATTAAATTCCTATGTTGGATTAATTAAGGATCAGGAAATAGATGCACACTCCAAATCAATTTTAGCCGAAATTCAAGACCGACTTTTTACGATAGGATCATCACTTGCTAGTGATCCCGAAAAATCTAAAATGAAAATTCCTGATTTGAAACAAGAGGACATAAGTTTACTGGAAAGTGAAATGGACGAAATGGATGCAAAGCTTCCTGAAATGCGCTCTTTTGTGCTTCCGGGAGGGCATCCCATCATTTCATTTTGTCACATCGCCCGTTGTGTGTGTCGCCGAGCCGAACGGAACACTATTCATCTGGCTGAAAATAATTTTGTGGCTCCATTAGTTGTACAATACCTGAATCGACTCTCTGATTATCTCTTCGTATTGTCACGCTTTCTAAGCTTGCAACTAAAGGTAAATGAAACACCTTGGAAACCAAGAATTTAA
- a CDS encoding DUF2795 domain-containing protein translates to MYWTLELASYLEDAPWPATKDELIDFAMRSGAPLEVIENLQEIEDEGEIYDTIEEIWPDYPSKDDFFFNEDEY, encoded by the coding sequence ATGTATTGGACATTAGAATTAGCATCCTATCTCGAAGATGCACCATGGCCTGCCACCAAAGATGAATTAATTGATTTTGCAATGCGTTCAGGAGCTCCATTGGAAGTGATCGAAAACTTGCAAGAGATCGAAGACGAAGGTGAGATTTATGATACCATTGAAGAAATTTGGCCGGATTATCCATCCAAAGATGATTTCTTCTTTAATGAAGACGAATATTAA